A DNA window from Streptomyces bacillaris contains the following coding sequences:
- the dnaG gene encoding DNA primase, which produces MAGRINDDDVKAVRDAVPIDSVVSEYLQLRSAGGGNLKGLCPFHDEKSPSFQVSPGKGLFHCFGCQEGGDTIAFVMKIDHLSFSETVERLAAKAGITLRYEEGGYNPSHQRGERIRLIEAHQAAAEFYVRALESPEAEIGRKFLAERGFDQEAAAHFRVGYSPAGWDHLTRYLRGKGFSDKELITSGLSQDGRRGPIDRFRGRLMWPISDTAGEIVGFGARKLRDDDNGPKYLNTPETPIYKKSQVLYGIDLAKKDIAKASRAVVVEGYTDVMACHLAGVTTAIATCGTAFGNDHIKILRRLLMDNGSARVIFTFDGDSAGQKAALRAFEDDQKFAAETYIAIAPDGMDPCDLRLVKGDDAVRDLVEPRTPLFEFALRQIVGRYDLETPAGRAAALDEAAAVVAKIKTSSVQREVAVQLAGFVGILDQEFVVRRVAQLARWARDKGGEGRGGDGRGGRGPGPQDRRGGDPRSAQAYPAPAGRTASTGPALHLRSPAHRTERELLKLALQKPALVCPAFDAYGADEFTAPPYAAVRRCIEEAGGAERGLGDSREYLVAVMDAAPDDTVRNLVTELAVEVFHGKTIDENYAGVQLVQVRLRAVDRRIDDVQSSLARLGSNVAPHELAAAQNEVWVLQQYAQSLRARGADAL; this is translated from the coding sequence AGCGCGGGCGGCGGAAACCTCAAGGGCCTCTGCCCCTTCCACGACGAGAAGTCCCCCTCCTTCCAGGTCAGCCCCGGCAAGGGCCTGTTCCACTGCTTCGGCTGCCAGGAGGGCGGCGACACCATCGCGTTCGTGATGAAGATCGACCACCTCTCCTTCTCGGAGACGGTCGAGCGCCTCGCCGCCAAGGCGGGCATCACCCTGCGGTACGAGGAGGGCGGCTACAACCCCTCCCACCAGCGCGGCGAGCGGATCCGGCTGATCGAGGCCCACCAGGCCGCCGCCGAGTTCTACGTCCGCGCGCTGGAGAGCCCCGAGGCCGAGATCGGCCGGAAGTTCCTCGCCGAGCGCGGCTTCGACCAGGAGGCCGCAGCCCACTTCCGCGTCGGCTACAGCCCGGCCGGCTGGGACCACCTCACCCGCTATCTGCGCGGCAAGGGCTTCAGCGACAAGGAGCTGATCACCTCCGGCCTCTCCCAGGACGGCCGTCGGGGCCCCATCGACCGCTTCCGCGGCCGGCTGATGTGGCCGATCAGCGACACCGCGGGCGAGATCGTCGGTTTCGGCGCCCGCAAGCTCCGCGACGACGACAACGGCCCGAAGTACCTGAACACCCCCGAGACCCCCATCTACAAGAAGTCCCAGGTGCTGTACGGCATCGACCTGGCCAAGAAGGACATCGCCAAGGCCAGCCGGGCCGTCGTCGTCGAGGGGTACACCGACGTCATGGCCTGCCATCTCGCCGGGGTCACCACCGCCATCGCCACCTGTGGCACCGCCTTCGGCAACGACCACATCAAGATCCTGCGCCGCCTCCTCATGGACAACGGCAGCGCCCGCGTGATCTTCACCTTCGACGGCGACTCGGCCGGTCAGAAGGCCGCCCTGCGCGCCTTCGAGGACGACCAGAAGTTCGCCGCCGAGACCTACATCGCCATCGCCCCGGACGGCATGGACCCGTGCGACCTGCGCCTGGTCAAGGGCGACGACGCCGTTCGCGACCTGGTCGAGCCGCGCACCCCGCTCTTCGAGTTCGCCCTGCGCCAGATCGTCGGCCGGTACGACCTGGAGACCCCGGCGGGCCGGGCCGCCGCGCTCGACGAGGCCGCCGCCGTCGTCGCCAAGATCAAGACCAGCAGCGTGCAGCGTGAGGTGGCGGTCCAGCTCGCCGGGTTCGTCGGCATCCTGGACCAGGAGTTCGTGGTCCGCCGCGTCGCCCAACTGGCCCGCTGGGCCCGAGACAAGGGCGGCGAGGGCCGGGGCGGCGACGGGCGAGGCGGCCGGGGCCCGGGCCCCCAGGACCGCCGTGGAGGCGACCCCCGGTCCGCCCAGGCCTACCCGGCCCCCGCCGGCCGCACCGCCTCCACCGGTCCCGCGCTCCACCTCCGCAGCCCCGCCCACCGCACCGAGCGCGAGCTGCTGAAGCTGGCCCTCCAGAAGCCCGCCCTGGTCTGCCCGGCCTTCGACGCGTACGGCGCGGACGAGTTCACCGCCCCGCCCTACGCCGCCGTGCGCCGGTGCATCGAGGAGGCGGGCGGCGCCGAGCGCGGGCTCGGGGACAGCCGCGAGTATCTGGTCGCCGTCATGGACGCGGCCCCCGACGACACCGTGCGCAACCTCGTCACCGAGCTGGCGGTCGAGGTCTTCCACGGCAAGACGATCGACGAGAACTACGCGGGCGTCCAGCTCGTCCAGGTCCGGCTGCGCGCCGTCGACCGCCGCATCGACGACGTACAGAGCAGCCTCGCCCGCCTCGGCAGCAACGTGGCCCCCCACGAGCTGGCCGCCGCGCAGAACGAGGTCTGGGTCCTCCAGCAGTACGCCCAGTCCCTGCGGGCCCGGGGCGCCGACGCGCTCTGA
- a CDS encoding RNA polymerase sigma factor gives MQTRTVTSTTEHMSVIPAQNRAVRHPENPRESLPDSSRENPPENPQGSPRENHPETAADPPARATEAVMSASEAVMEEAEDAPEPREARNRAENGGPTSDLFRQYLREIGRIPLLTAAEEVELARRVEAGLFAEERLASTPDLDSRLAGDLDRLVVMGRTAKRRLIEANLRLVVSVAKRYVGRGLTMLDLVQEGNLGLIRAVEKFDYARGYKFSTYATWWIRQAMSRALADQARTIRVPVHVVELINRVVRVQRRLLQERGYEPTADEVAAQLDLTPERVTEVLRLAQEPVSLHAPVGEEDDVSFGDLIEDGDAASPVESAAFLLLREHLEAVLSTLGERERKVVQLRYGLDDGRPRTLEEIGRIFGVTRERIRQIESKTLSRLRDHAFADQLRGYLD, from the coding sequence GTGCAGACCCGGACCGTGACGAGCACGACCGAGCACATGTCGGTGATTCCCGCACAGAACCGGGCCGTCCGCCACCCGGAGAACCCCCGGGAGAGCCTTCCGGACAGCTCCCGGGAGAACCCTCCGGAGAACCCGCAGGGGAGCCCCCGGGAGAACCACCCGGAGACCGCGGCCGACCCGCCCGCGCGGGCCACCGAGGCGGTCATGAGCGCATCCGAGGCCGTCATGGAGGAAGCGGAAGACGCCCCCGAACCCCGCGAGGCGCGGAACCGGGCGGAGAACGGCGGCCCCACCTCCGACCTCTTCCGGCAGTATCTGCGCGAGATCGGCCGCATCCCGCTCCTCACCGCCGCCGAGGAGGTCGAGCTGGCCCGCCGCGTGGAGGCCGGGCTCTTCGCGGAGGAGCGGCTCGCCAGCACTCCGGACCTGGACTCCCGGCTGGCGGGCGACCTGGACCGGCTCGTCGTCATGGGCCGCACCGCCAAGCGCCGGCTCATCGAGGCCAACCTCCGCCTGGTCGTCTCCGTCGCCAAGCGGTACGTGGGGCGCGGGCTGACCATGCTCGACCTGGTCCAGGAGGGGAACCTCGGGCTGATCCGGGCGGTGGAGAAGTTCGACTACGCCCGGGGCTACAAGTTCTCCACGTACGCGACCTGGTGGATCCGCCAGGCCATGTCCCGCGCCCTGGCCGACCAGGCCCGTACGATCCGCGTCCCCGTCCATGTAGTGGAGCTGATCAACCGGGTGGTCCGCGTCCAGCGCCGGCTGCTCCAGGAGCGCGGGTACGAACCCACCGCCGACGAGGTGGCCGCCCAGCTCGACCTGACCCCGGAGCGGGTCACCGAAGTGCTGCGCCTGGCCCAGGAGCCGGTCTCCCTGCACGCCCCCGTCGGGGAGGAGGACGACGTCTCCTTCGGTGACCTCATCGAGGACGGCGACGCCGCCTCACCCGTCGAGTCCGCCGCCTTCCTGCTGCTGCGCGAACACCTGGAGGCGGTCCTCTCCACCCTCGGGGAGCGCGAACGCAAGGTCGTCCAGCTCCGGTACGGCCTGGACGACGGGCGGCCCCGCACCCTGGAGGAGATCGGCCGGATCTTCGGCGTGACGCGCGAACGCATCCGCCAGATCGAGTCCAAGACCCTCAGCAGGCTGCGGGACCACGCCTTCGCCGACCAGCTCCGCGGCTATCTGGACTGA
- a CDS encoding ABC transporter ATP-binding protein: MAGPGGRMMAGGAPTERSMDFKGSGKRLLRRFGREKASLWLMLAAVTASVGLSVAGPKILGKATDLIFAGVVGRQLTDGTTKAEAIEGLRAEGSGSMADMLSGVDFTPGQGIDFGAVGGVLLAVLVIYVAAGALMLVATRLSIRVINRIVFQLREDLQTKLARLPLSYFDRAKRGEVLSRATNDIDNISQTLQQTMGQLINSLLTIVGVLIMMVWISPLLALVALVTIPLSVVVATQVGKRSQPQFVKQWQVTGRLNAHIEEMYTGHTLVKVFGRQEESARDFAEQNEALYEAGFKAQFASGLMQPLMFFISNINYVLVAVVGGLRVASGTLSIGDVQAFIQYSRQFSMPLTQVASMANLVQSGVASAERVFELLDAEEQGPGPERGELPKELTGRVSLEKVSFRYEPEKPLIENLSLSVEPGQTVAIVGPTGAGKTTLVNLLMRFYEVTDGRITLDGVDVARVSRDDLRSRIGMVLQDTWLFGGSIAENIAYGAARAVTREEIEEAARAAHADRFIRTLPDGYDSVIDDEGSGVSAGEKQLITIARAFLSDPVILVLDEATSSVDTRTEVLIQKAMARLAHGRTSFVIAHRLSTIRDADVILVMESGSIVEQGTHEELLAAGGAYARLYAAQFAEALAEVD, from the coding sequence ATGGCCGGTCCTGGCGGACGGATGATGGCCGGGGGCGCGCCCACCGAGCGGTCGATGGACTTCAAGGGGTCGGGCAAGCGGCTGCTGCGGCGGTTCGGCCGGGAGAAGGCCTCGCTCTGGCTGATGCTGGCGGCGGTGACGGCGAGCGTGGGGCTGTCGGTGGCCGGGCCGAAGATCCTGGGGAAGGCGACCGACCTGATCTTCGCGGGGGTGGTCGGCCGGCAGCTGACGGACGGCACCACGAAGGCGGAGGCGATCGAGGGGCTGCGCGCGGAGGGCAGCGGGTCGATGGCCGACATGCTCTCGGGGGTGGACTTCACCCCGGGGCAGGGCATCGACTTCGGTGCGGTGGGCGGCGTGCTGCTGGCCGTGCTGGTGATCTACGTGGCCGCCGGGGCGCTGATGCTGGTGGCCACGCGGCTGTCGATCCGGGTGATCAACCGGATCGTCTTCCAGCTGCGGGAGGACCTCCAGACGAAGCTGGCGCGGCTGCCGCTGTCGTACTTCGACCGGGCCAAGCGCGGTGAGGTGCTGAGCCGGGCGACCAACGACATCGACAACATCTCGCAGACGCTCCAGCAGACGATGGGCCAGCTCATCAACTCGCTGCTGACCATCGTCGGCGTACTGATCATGATGGTCTGGATCTCGCCGCTGCTGGCGCTGGTCGCGCTGGTGACGATCCCGCTGTCGGTGGTCGTGGCGACGCAGGTCGGCAAGCGGTCGCAGCCGCAGTTCGTGAAGCAGTGGCAGGTGACGGGTCGGCTCAACGCCCATATCGAGGAGATGTACACCGGGCACACCCTGGTGAAGGTGTTCGGGCGGCAGGAGGAGTCCGCGCGGGACTTCGCCGAGCAGAACGAGGCGCTGTACGAGGCCGGGTTCAAGGCGCAGTTCGCCAGCGGGCTGATGCAGCCGCTGATGTTCTTCATCTCGAACATCAACTATGTGCTGGTGGCGGTCGTGGGCGGGCTGCGGGTCGCCTCGGGCACGCTGTCGATCGGTGACGTGCAGGCGTTCATCCAGTACTCCCGGCAGTTCTCGATGCCGCTGACGCAGGTCGCCTCGATGGCCAACCTGGTGCAGTCCGGGGTCGCTTCGGCCGAGCGGGTCTTCGAGCTGCTGGACGCGGAGGAGCAGGGCCCGGGCCCGGAGCGCGGCGAACTGCCGAAGGAGCTGACGGGACGGGTCTCGCTGGAGAAGGTGTCCTTCCGCTACGAGCCGGAGAAGCCGCTCATCGAGAATCTCTCGCTGAGCGTGGAGCCGGGACAGACGGTCGCCATCGTCGGCCCGACCGGCGCGGGCAAGACCACGCTGGTCAATCTGCTGATGCGGTTCTACGAGGTGACCGACGGGCGGATCACGCTCGACGGGGTCGATGTGGCGCGGGTGTCCCGGGACGATCTGCGCTCGCGGATCGGCATGGTGCTCCAGGACACCTGGCTGTTCGGCGGTTCCATCGCGGAGAACATCGCGTACGGCGCTGCGCGCGCGGTCACCCGGGAGGAGATCGAGGAGGCGGCCCGGGCGGCGCACGCGGACCGGTTCATCCGGACGCTGCCCGACGGGTACGACTCGGTGATCGACGACGAGGGCTCCGGGGTCAGCGCGGGCGAGAAGCAGCTGATCACCATCGCTCGGGCGTTCCTCTCCGACCCGGTGATCCTGGTCCTGGACGAGGCGACCAGCTCGGTGGACACCCGGACCGAGGTGCTGATCCAGAAGGCGATGGCGCGCCTGGCCCACGGGCGTACGTCGTTCGTGATCGCGCACCGGCTCTCCACGATCCGGGACGCGGACGTGATCCTGGTGATGGAGAGCGGGTCGATCGTGGAACAGGGCACGCACGAGGAGCTGTTGGCGGCGGGCGGTGCGTATGCCCGGTTGTACGCGGCGCAGTTCGCGGAGGCGCTGGCGGAGGTGGACTGA
- a CDS encoding ABC transporter ATP-binding protein produces MLIKLLRARLGPYKKPIALLVLLQLLQTCATLYLPSLNADIIDNGVVKGDTGYILEFGGLMIAVSVLQVLCNVGAVFYGARTASALGRDVRAAVFDRVQSFSARELGRFGAPSLITRTTNDVQQVQMLVLMAFTLMVSAPIMCVGGIIMALGQDVPLSAVLLAVVPVLGISVSIIVAKMRPLFRTMQERLDTVNRVLREQITGNRVIRAFVRDGYEEERFRGANTELTDVSVATGRLMALMFPTVMTVVNLSSVAVVWFGAHRIDSGGMQIGALTAFLAYLMQIVMAVMMATFMFMMVPRAEVCAERIEEVLGTDSSVVPPVSPVTELRRHGQLEVRGAEFRYPGAEEPVLRAVDLVARPGETTAIIGSTGSGKSTLLGLVPRLFDVTDGEVLVDGEDVRTLDPVLLAKTVGLVPQKPYLFSGTVATNLRYGNPDATDEELWHALEVAQAKEFVAGLEHGLEAPIAQGGTNVSGGQRQRLAIARTLVQRPEIYLFDDSFSALDYATDAALRAALARETAAATVVIVAQRVSTIRDADRILVLDEGRVVGSGTHHELMAGNETYREIVLSQLTEAEAA; encoded by the coding sequence GTGCTCATAAAACTCCTGCGGGCCCGTCTGGGCCCGTACAAGAAACCCATCGCGCTGCTGGTCCTCCTCCAGCTGCTCCAGACCTGCGCCACCCTGTATCTGCCCAGCCTGAACGCGGACATCATCGACAACGGTGTCGTGAAGGGCGATACCGGCTACATCCTGGAGTTCGGCGGCCTCATGATCGCCGTCAGCGTGCTCCAGGTCCTCTGCAACGTGGGGGCCGTCTTCTACGGGGCCCGGACCGCGTCCGCGCTGGGGCGGGACGTGCGGGCGGCGGTCTTCGACCGGGTGCAGTCGTTCTCGGCCCGGGAGCTGGGGCGGTTCGGGGCTCCCTCGCTGATCACGCGGACCACCAATGACGTCCAGCAGGTCCAGATGCTGGTGCTGATGGCGTTCACGCTGATGGTGTCGGCGCCGATCATGTGTGTCGGCGGCATCATCATGGCGCTCGGACAGGACGTGCCGCTCTCGGCCGTGCTGCTGGCGGTGGTGCCGGTGCTCGGGATCTCGGTGAGCATCATCGTGGCGAAGATGCGGCCGCTGTTCCGGACGATGCAGGAGCGGCTGGACACGGTGAACCGGGTGCTGCGCGAGCAGATCACCGGCAACCGGGTGATCCGGGCGTTCGTCCGCGACGGTTACGAGGAGGAGCGGTTCCGGGGGGCCAACACCGAGCTGACCGATGTGTCGGTGGCGACCGGGCGGCTGATGGCGCTGATGTTCCCGACCGTCATGACGGTGGTCAACCTGTCGTCCGTCGCGGTGGTCTGGTTCGGCGCGCACCGCATCGACAGCGGCGGGATGCAGATCGGTGCGCTGACCGCGTTCCTCGCGTATCTGATGCAGATCGTGATGGCGGTGATGATGGCCACCTTCATGTTCATGATGGTGCCGCGCGCCGAGGTGTGCGCCGAGCGCATCGAGGAGGTGCTCGGCACCGATTCGAGCGTCGTGCCGCCGGTCTCGCCCGTGACCGAGCTGCGCCGGCACGGGCAGCTGGAGGTGCGCGGTGCGGAGTTCCGCTACCCGGGCGCCGAGGAGCCGGTGCTGCGGGCCGTCGATCTGGTGGCGCGCCCCGGCGAGACCACGGCGATCATCGGGTCGACGGGGAGCGGGAAGTCCACGCTGCTCGGTCTCGTACCCCGGCTGTTCGATGTGACGGACGGCGAGGTGCTGGTCGACGGCGAGGACGTGCGGACGCTGGATCCGGTGCTGCTGGCGAAGACGGTGGGCCTGGTGCCGCAGAAGCCGTACCTCTTCTCGGGGACGGTCGCGACGAACCTGCGGTACGGGAATCCGGACGCCACCGACGAGGAGTTGTGGCACGCGCTGGAGGTGGCGCAGGCCAAGGAGTTCGTGGCGGGGCTGGAACACGGGCTGGAGGCGCCGATCGCGCAGGGCGGCACCAATGTGTCGGGCGGTCAGCGGCAGCGGCTCGCCATCGCGCGGACGCTGGTGCAGCGGCCGGAGATCTATCTCTTCGACGACTCGTTCTCGGCGCTGGACTACGCGACCGACGCGGCGCTGCGGGCGGCGCTGGCCCGGGAGACGGCCGCGGCGACCGTGGTGATCGTGGCGCAGCGGGTCTCCACCATCCGTGACGCCGACCGGATCCTGGTGCTGGACGAGGGGCGGGTCGTGGGCAGCGGTACCCATCACGAGCTGATGGCCGGCAATGAGACGTACCGGGAGATCGTGCTCTCCCAGCTGACCGAAGCGGAGGCCGCGTGA
- a CDS encoding FGGY family carbohydrate kinase translates to MGIVAGLDSSSAFTHIVVCDTDSGAVLREGYAAHPVEAKATEVDPQAWLLSLGEAASGGLLEGVQAIGVSAQQHGLVPLDQQGNLVRPALLGNDRRAQVAAADLIDSLGGRQAWAEAVGAVPQASQPVAKLRWLARTEPENARRVAAVLQPHDWLVWQLLGRPARRTTDRGAASGTGYWSAGAASYRPDLVELALGHPAALPEVLGPSDSAGMTPEGLLISAGTGETMAAAFGLGVAVGDAVVSLGASGSVMAVHHEALADSSGMITSFADATGMHLPVVHVSNAVRALRGTAEMLGVDGLEELSALALKSTPGASGLVLLPYLEGERTPQLPHTAGTLCGLRRESMKPEHLARASFEGMLCSLADALDVLRGRGVEVRRVFLLGAAAELPAVQALAPALFGTQVVVPQPAQYAAIGAARQAAWALGVSQGTLDPRTPPAWQGAAAQVLEPGDELAVGGAVRQQYVATRDQLHPGAFGGGQ, encoded by the coding sequence ATGGGCATAGTCGCGGGGCTGGACAGTTCTTCCGCCTTCACTCACATCGTCGTCTGCGACACGGACTCGGGCGCCGTGCTCCGGGAGGGGTATGCCGCCCACCCGGTCGAGGCCAAGGCCACCGAGGTCGATCCGCAGGCCTGGCTGCTCTCCCTCGGTGAGGCGGCCTCCGGCGGGCTGCTCGAAGGTGTGCAGGCCATCGGTGTCTCCGCCCAGCAGCACGGGCTCGTCCCGCTGGACCAGCAGGGCAATCTCGTGCGGCCCGCGCTGCTCGGCAACGACCGGCGGGCCCAGGTGGCCGCGGCCGATCTGATCGACTCGCTGGGCGGGCGGCAGGCCTGGGCCGAGGCGGTCGGGGCCGTACCGCAGGCCTCGCAGCCCGTGGCGAAGCTGCGGTGGCTGGCCCGGACCGAGCCGGAGAACGCCCGGCGGGTGGCCGCCGTGCTCCAGCCGCACGACTGGCTCGTGTGGCAGCTGCTCGGCCGGCCCGCCCGGCGCACCACGGACCGGGGCGCCGCCTCGGGGACCGGCTACTGGTCGGCCGGGGCCGCGTCCTACCGGCCCGACCTCGTGGAGCTGGCCCTCGGCCACCCGGCCGCCCTGCCCGAGGTGCTCGGCCCCTCCGACTCCGCCGGGATGACCCCGGAAGGGCTCCTGATCTCCGCCGGGACCGGCGAGACCATGGCCGCGGCCTTCGGGCTCGGGGTCGCGGTGGGCGACGCGGTGGTCTCGCTCGGGGCCTCCGGTTCCGTGATGGCCGTCCACCACGAGGCTCTCGCCGACTCCAGCGGAATGATCACCTCCTTCGCCGACGCCACCGGGATGCATCTGCCGGTCGTCCATGTCTCCAATGCCGTACGGGCGCTGCGCGGCACCGCCGAGATGCTCGGCGTGGACGGGCTGGAGGAGCTGTCCGCCCTGGCGCTCAAGTCCACCCCCGGCGCCTCCGGGCTGGTCCTGCTGCCGTATCTGGAGGGCGAGCGCACCCCGCAGCTCCCGCACACCGCCGGCACCCTCTGCGGGCTGCGGCGCGAGTCGATGAAGCCCGAGCATCTGGCGCGGGCCTCCTTCGAGGGGATGCTCTGCTCGCTGGCCGACGCCCTGGACGTGCTGCGCGGGCGGGGCGTGGAGGTGCGCCGGGTCTTCCTGCTCGGCGCCGCCGCCGAGCTGCCCGCCGTACAGGCCCTGGCGCCCGCGCTGTTCGGCACGCAGGTCGTCGTACCGCAGCCCGCCCAGTACGCGGCGATCGGCGCGGCCCGGCAGGCGGCCTGGGCGCTCGGCGTCTCGCAGGGCACCCTCGACCCGCGCACTCCCCCGGCCTGGCAGGGCGCCGCAGCCCAGGTGCTGGAGCCGGGCGACGAGCTGGCGGTGGGCGGGGCGGTGCGTCAGCAGTACGTGGCCACCCGGGACCAGTTGCACCCCGGGGCTTTCGGCGGGGGCCAGTAG
- a CDS encoding TIGR00341 family protein — protein sequence MLTLSSVIAGGGVLTDSTATVIGAMIIAPLSTPIMGIALGSVQRRRTGSAAIVLLACLLVIAVGMIMSVTLPSGYDLLSNGQISSRTSPGLMDLIAALATGFAGAVALARRDVGSVLPGVAIAISLVPPLVVVGVCLGQASGWLALGALVLFVSNLFALVFGGMVVFASLGYGAEAEKTAGRPARRAYAAMALLFAVVFVPLTANTVVTFLLNAWVGQTKDAAEQWLAEEPGASVTSVDAKSRTMYIRVRTPGDLPPVEFLLDRLQGRIPDGIPVVVDASRGRRIDAGVVGD from the coding sequence CCCCTGTCCACGCCGATCATGGGCATCGCCCTGGGCTCGGTGCAACGCCGCCGCACCGGATCGGCCGCGATCGTCCTCCTCGCATGCCTGCTCGTGATCGCGGTCGGGATGATCATGTCGGTGACCCTCCCCAGCGGCTACGACCTGCTGTCCAACGGCCAGATCTCGTCGCGGACGTCGCCGGGCCTGATGGACCTGATCGCCGCTTTGGCGACCGGCTTCGCCGGGGCTGTGGCACTGGCCCGGCGAGACGTGGGCTCGGTGCTCCCAGGGGTCGCGATCGCCATCTCCCTCGTCCCGCCCCTGGTGGTCGTCGGGGTGTGCCTCGGGCAGGCTTCGGGATGGCTGGCGCTCGGCGCGCTGGTGCTCTTCGTGTCGAACCTCTTCGCCCTGGTCTTCGGGGGCATGGTGGTCTTCGCCTCGCTCGGCTACGGAGCGGAGGCAGAGAAGACGGCCGGACGGCCCGCCCGCAGGGCCTACGCCGCCATGGCTCTCCTGTTCGCCGTCGTGTTCGTGCCGTTGACGGCCAACACCGTGGTCACGTTCCTTCTCAACGCCTGGGTCGGCCAGACGAAAGACGCGGCGGAACAGTGGCTCGCCGAGGAGCCCGGGGCGTCCGTCACGAGCGTCGACGCGAAATCCCGCACGATGTACATTCGCGTCCGTACCCCTGGCGATCTTCCACCGGTCGAATTCTTGCTCGACCGGCTCCAGGGACGAATCCCGGACGGCATCCCCGTCGTGGTGGATGCATCACGCGGACGGCGCATCGACGCCGGGGTCGTGGGCGACTGA